A region of Shewanella psychromarinicola DNA encodes the following proteins:
- a CDS encoding beta-ketoacyl-ACP synthase III, with amino-acid sequence MNKVVISGSGLYTPPYSVSNDELVNSYNSYVDQFNQQHAADIEAGKVLALAYSSSQFIEKASGIKSRYVMVKEGILDTNIMMPLIADKPSESLSMQAEMGIEAAKQALQQANLTAEDIDLVIVACAYTQRAYPAIAIEIQQAMGTKGFAYDMLVACSSATFAIVNAVDAIRGGTANRVLVINPELTSPQINFRDRDSHFIFGDVATAVVVERDELSTSTHAFSVLSTRCATDYSSNIRSNFGFVNRCDPENATTADKLFHQQGRKVFKELLPMIYQHLDAQFSDEQIKPEEFKRLWLHQANINMNLFVVKKLLGDNVEPTQAPIILDEYANTASAGSVIAFHKFNQDFKTGDLGLLCSFGAGYSIGSIVLEKC; translated from the coding sequence ATGAATAAAGTTGTGATTTCAGGAAGTGGTTTATATACACCACCTTACAGTGTATCTAACGACGAATTAGTTAACAGTTACAACAGTTATGTTGACCAGTTTAATCAACAGCATGCCGCAGATATTGAGGCTGGAAAAGTGCTAGCCTTGGCGTATTCTTCAAGTCAGTTTATCGAAAAGGCCTCTGGGATCAAAAGCCGTTATGTCATGGTAAAAGAAGGTATTCTCGATACCAACATCATGATGCCGTTAATTGCTGATAAGCCTTCTGAATCCTTGTCTATGCAAGCAGAAATGGGCATTGAAGCCGCGAAACAAGCATTACAACAAGCAAACTTAACGGCTGAAGATATCGACTTAGTGATTGTTGCCTGTGCTTATACTCAGCGAGCCTATCCGGCCATTGCGATTGAGATCCAGCAAGCCATGGGCACCAAAGGGTTTGCTTACGATATGTTAGTGGCTTGTTCATCTGCTACTTTTGCGATTGTGAATGCCGTTGATGCAATTCGAGGCGGAACCGCTAATCGGGTACTGGTAATCAATCCTGAATTAACATCACCGCAAATCAATTTCCGTGATCGTGACAGTCATTTTATTTTCGGTGATGTTGCCACCGCGGTGGTGGTTGAACGCGATGAATTATCGACATCTACTCATGCCTTTAGCGTATTGTCTACCCGTTGTGCAACGGATTATTCCAGCAATATCCGCAGTAATTTTGGTTTTGTTAATCGCTGCGATCCTGAAAATGCGACCACAGCTGATAAATTGTTTCATCAACAAGGCCGCAAAGTATTTAAAGAATTATTGCCGATGATTTACCAACATTTAGATGCCCAATTTAGCGACGAGCAAATAAAACCTGAAGAATTTAAGCGTCTATGGCTTCATCAGGCCAATATAAACATGAATTTATTTGTGGTGAAGAAGCTTCTTGGTGATAATGTTGAGCCCACTCAAGCGCCTATCATATTGGACGAGTATGCCAACACCGCTTCTGCGGGATCGGTTATTGCTTTTCATAAATTCAATCAAGATTTTAAAACGGGTGATCTGGGCTTGTTGTGCTCATTTGGTGCAGGCTACTCTATAGGTAGTATTGTACTTGAGAAGTGTTAA
- a CDS encoding LysR substrate-binding domain-containing protein, protein MHYTLKQIAVFDAVASLESVSAAAKKLSMSQSAVSMSLSQLEHLLDRPLFIRQGNRLILSHWGRWLRPKAQKLLQDAHRIESGLHEQHIISGTVKLCSSQTAAEHLLPALISKIDNDFPELRIEIAVENSDKVAQEVLDYQFDLGVIEGRNDDSRLHQEPWIDDHLVVIASPNHPFAQNERTSIAQLEQAKWVLREPGAGTRRIFDAAIHGLIVKLNVWKEYEHVGLLKALVKNGVYLSCLPYLDVEKDVAKGELVMLTTPELNLNRHLSFIWRQDTGENPLRDCLIAEAKRVSHS, encoded by the coding sequence ATGCATTATACGCTTAAGCAAATAGCCGTTTTCGATGCCGTCGCAAGTTTAGAGAGTGTCAGCGCTGCGGCCAAAAAACTGTCAATGAGCCAATCAGCGGTTAGCATGTCGTTAAGCCAGCTCGAACACTTATTAGACCGGCCATTATTTATTCGCCAAGGTAATCGACTTATTTTGAGTCATTGGGGCCGATGGTTACGCCCTAAAGCTCAAAAACTACTGCAAGATGCCCATCGAATTGAATCTGGACTTCATGAACAGCACATCATCAGCGGTACAGTAAAATTATGCTCTAGCCAAACGGCCGCGGAGCATTTACTCCCCGCTCTTATTAGTAAAATTGATAATGATTTTCCCGAACTTAGAATCGAAATTGCAGTCGAAAATAGCGATAAAGTGGCTCAAGAGGTCCTCGACTATCAATTTGATTTAGGCGTGATTGAAGGCCGCAATGACGATAGTCGATTACATCAAGAACCTTGGATTGATGATCACCTTGTGGTTATCGCCTCACCGAATCATCCGTTCGCGCAAAACGAACGCACTAGTATTGCCCAATTAGAACAAGCCAAATGGGTGCTAAGAGAGCCAGGGGCTGGCACGCGACGTATTTTTGATGCAGCAATCCACGGCTTAATCGTTAAATTAAATGTCTGGAAAGAATATGAGCATGTCGGGCTATTAAAGGCTTTAGTCAAGAATGGGGTTTATTTAAGCTGCTTGCCCTATTTAGATGTAGAAAAAGACGTGGCCAAAGGAGAATTAGTCATGCTGACCACGCCAGAGTTAAACTTAAACCGCCATTTATCGTTTATTTGGCGTCAAGATACCGGTGAAAACCCACTACGAGATTGTCTCATTGCAGAAGCAAAGCGTGTCTCTCACAGTTAA
- a CDS encoding TonB-dependent receptor domain-containing protein → MQVNSHLAKAIRFALISGVAVSAATTFNTYAEDVANTASPVERISVTGSRIIREGAVAPTPVTVITGDELLSTGVTNIGEALNQLPALGNTYSLANSGRFIGTSGLNLLDLRSMGTARTLVLVNGKRHVSSSAGTSSVDINTIPSVWIDKVEVITGGASAIYGADAVTGVVNFILKKNVNGLDVSATKGWADDSGHNKDRFSLSYGTNFAQNDGNVAFAVEYSAQEQLRAFDRDQTSTAFTSLANSDRITDNNDPSDPDKIWTPNAGHYTISNAGNVNLDGWKSFNPDGSLTNVYSGQNVDGIRCADCDFTNLNQFVELQPEFERYNINFKTNYQLNDNHNVYFEAKYVNSQSTDEGQPAFFFGNPVNDVQIDNAFINPELVALMKANKDSDGNAAPLDSINVRRFMTDLGVRIEDDTRETQRYVFGLEGLVFDDWDYDVYAIYGQTDLERVNKNNLVYDNYSNALDSVLENGVAVCRDQTARDEGCVPVNIFGFGAPSQDAIDYINTTSTGTSIIKQTVLGGTLTNSYLFELPAGYVGLSTGVEYRKEESEVFEPDNAEGTFFNALGEDKGDFDVNEIFAEVTLPLLADLPMVRQLDLDLAVRYADYSTIGNATTWKTGLSWEVDDQLRLRTTYSEAIRAPNISELYGSASQNFFNVNDSCRAKNLNDLADPTLRQANCTALGIPAGFDADYDDKTLEGLSGGNRELKAEESKSYTLGVVYQPDYIDGLSITTDYWNIEIENAISAVGAQDIIDRCVDSPSGVDNEYCSLITRDATSHEITQIRQFSLNIASLEAAGIDFDIGYIFEAFNGDVRTNLIATRLLKRKDFSFQDEPDTFEELAGTAGYAEWQANWSLGYSINSWDVNWRTRYVEGVSLYTDKELALNANPNSNMEFSDYFISDVAVTYNFDSGIKLKFGIDNLFNRDLPYGYTGTDTTSSAYDNVGRFFHTTATYKF, encoded by the coding sequence ATGCAAGTTAATTCACATTTAGCCAAAGCAATTCGCTTTGCGCTAATCAGTGGCGTTGCTGTTTCAGCAGCGACCACATTCAATACCTATGCTGAAGACGTTGCTAATACAGCGTCGCCTGTAGAAAGGATTTCAGTAACCGGTTCACGTATTATTCGCGAAGGCGCTGTTGCACCAACACCGGTAACCGTCATTACCGGCGACGAATTATTATCAACGGGTGTGACCAATATTGGCGAAGCCTTAAACCAGTTACCTGCGCTAGGTAATACTTATTCGCTCGCCAATTCTGGCCGCTTTATCGGTACTTCTGGGCTTAACTTGCTCGATTTAAGGAGCATGGGTACCGCCAGAACACTTGTGCTGGTGAACGGTAAGCGTCATGTATCAAGTTCTGCGGGTACTTCATCTGTCGACATCAATACCATCCCAAGTGTATGGATCGATAAAGTTGAAGTGATTACCGGTGGTGCATCAGCCATTTATGGTGCCGATGCGGTAACGGGTGTGGTTAACTTTATTTTAAAGAAAAATGTTAATGGCTTAGACGTATCCGCCACCAAAGGTTGGGCGGATGATAGTGGCCATAACAAAGATCGTTTTTCATTATCTTATGGTACTAATTTTGCCCAAAACGATGGTAATGTTGCCTTTGCCGTTGAATACAGTGCCCAAGAGCAATTGAGAGCGTTTGACCGTGATCAGACGTCGACTGCTTTTACGAGCCTAGCAAATTCAGATCGTATTACCGATAACAATGACCCTAGCGATCCAGACAAGATCTGGACACCTAATGCGGGACACTACACCATTAGTAATGCGGGTAACGTTAATTTAGATGGTTGGAAGAGCTTTAATCCAGATGGTTCTCTAACAAATGTTTATTCAGGTCAAAATGTTGATGGCATTCGTTGTGCTGATTGTGATTTCACTAATTTAAACCAATTTGTTGAATTACAGCCAGAATTTGAACGTTATAACATTAACTTTAAAACTAACTATCAGTTAAATGATAACCATAACGTCTATTTTGAAGCTAAATACGTTAACAGCCAATCCACCGATGAAGGTCAACCTGCATTCTTCTTCGGTAACCCGGTTAACGATGTCCAAATTGATAATGCTTTTATCAATCCGGAACTGGTTGCGTTAATGAAAGCAAACAAAGATAGCGATGGTAATGCTGCCCCATTAGACTCGATTAATGTTCGCCGCTTTATGACTGATTTAGGTGTGCGTATTGAAGATGACACCCGTGAAACTCAACGCTATGTATTCGGCCTTGAAGGCTTAGTCTTTGATGATTGGGATTACGATGTTTATGCCATTTATGGTCAAACCGATCTAGAACGAGTTAATAAAAACAACCTAGTCTATGACAACTACAGCAACGCCCTTGATTCCGTGCTCGAAAACGGTGTTGCGGTATGTCGAGATCAAACGGCTAGAGATGAAGGCTGTGTCCCAGTCAACATCTTTGGTTTTGGCGCGCCAAGTCAAGATGCTATCGATTATATTAATACCACGTCAACAGGTACATCGATTATTAAGCAAACCGTATTAGGTGGGACATTAACAAACTCATACTTATTTGAACTACCAGCGGGTTATGTTGGTTTATCTACTGGTGTTGAATACCGTAAAGAAGAAAGTGAAGTCTTTGAACCTGACAATGCCGAAGGTACTTTCTTTAATGCATTAGGCGAAGATAAAGGTGATTTTGATGTCAACGAAATCTTTGCTGAAGTCACGCTTCCTTTGCTCGCCGATTTACCTATGGTTCGCCAGTTAGACCTAGATCTTGCAGTGCGCTATGCTGATTACAGCACCATTGGTAATGCGACAACGTGGAAAACAGGTTTAAGCTGGGAAGTCGATGATCAACTCAGACTTCGTACCACATACTCAGAAGCCATTCGCGCCCCCAACATCAGTGAGCTTTATGGCTCAGCAAGCCAAAATTTCTTCAACGTGAATGATTCTTGCCGTGCTAAAAACTTAAATGACCTAGCCGATCCAACCCTACGCCAAGCCAATTGTACAGCATTGGGGATCCCAGCTGGTTTTGATGCTGACTACGACGATAAAACCCTTGAAGGGTTAAGTGGTGGTAACCGCGAGCTAAAGGCCGAAGAGTCAAAAAGTTATACTTTAGGGGTTGTTTATCAACCTGATTATATCGATGGGTTATCAATCACCACTGATTATTGGAATATCGAGATCGAAAACGCCATCAGCGCCGTTGGTGCTCAGGATATTATCGATCGATGCGTTGATTCGCCATCAGGTGTGGATAACGAATACTGTAGTTTGATTACTCGTGACGCAACCAGTCACGAAATTACTCAAATTAGACAATTCTCGTTAAATATTGCCTCGCTTGAAGCGGCTGGTATCGACTTTGATATTGGCTATATCTTTGAAGCCTTTAATGGTGATGTTCGCACGAACCTGATTGCGACTCGTCTCCTAAAACGTAAAGATTTCTCATTCCAAGATGAGCCTGATACATTTGAGGAACTTGCAGGCACGGCAGGCTATGCTGAATGGCAAGCAAACTGGAGTCTAGGTTACTCAATTAATAGCTGGGATGTTAACTGGAGAACGCGCTATGTTGAAGGTGTGAGCCTTTATACCGATAAAGAATTAGCATTAAACGCCAATCCTAACAGCAACATGGAATTTAGCGATTACTTTATCAGTGATGTCGCAGTTACCTATAACTTTGACTCGGGTATCAAGTTGAAATTTGGTATCGACAACCTGTTTAACCGTGACTTACCTTACGGCTATACTGGTACAGATACTACCAGCTCAGCTTACGATAACGTCGGCCGTTTCTTCCATACGACCGCGACCTATAAGTTCTAA
- the smc gene encoding chromosome segregation protein SMC, with product MKLKHIKLAGFKSFIDPTKIPFDNALSAIIGPNGCGKSNVIDAVRWVLGESSAKQLRGDSMTDVIFNGSSARKPISVAGVELVFENIQGRLTGQYASYQEISVKRQVNRDSESNYFLNGQKCRRKDITDLFMGTGLGPRSYAIIEQGTISRLIESKPQELRVFIEEAAGISRYKERRRETENRIRHTRENLERLNDIRVELGTQLDKLSQQATAALQYRELKNSERQLHSQLLVMRYQQLSLQTDRLDAETAERELKAEALAKTAQQADTSVIELKQQLAELSDGEHKLVEQYYQTGNTMSKLEQQLAHQQQQDTQLQQQIQLLQQQIQQADDKIVDMNHVHQRLVEQVNTHQPAYEQASQALEQIDEQVFAIEETFDAQQRQLTQYAETLAANKMQLALSQSTLSHQQQSLLQDQQHLSQSQLELAALTQQDGQQQLQSSATELASIEQQLNDKQLQHSQLELSLIEQQQGVTQASDTYQTLKQSVTHHHSRLQFIDELLADHTQDDGQQLWQVIEVVPGWEKAVDNVLQGLSQLPVLALDQTSLLSVTEPLVGFEQQHQVVYPALTTPVNLAPWLQKVVWASSVREAKTILPTLQPDQYIATQEGLLIGHGFVLNPTQSGQSAIVLSQERLSLSQQSAVLEQQLSSSQQALTSLTHIATSTQVALSQCQQSCHQLQIQQTKLHSLVTSLTQQMVEKRDKQQQCSQSIAKLEQQICDKKMQVEVFEEHVSTQEDALLLAMNQHDVAQQAWQTSQAQLRETKAIRGDAANRVKQQQTQVQQHATQHALSEQKLKQQHEKQTELASQLSQLQQMLLDNQQQRGQHHLSQLSTQLAQALEQQQALQRQLQQNRSQQAELQTSLDSLVLMQKQQLVVLQDLTQAISTLKLRREGLKGQANAQLQLLQEQQIQLQQVIVEIPEHASVDVWAQQLEKVKQNILRLGAINLAAIEEFESQRERKAYLDSQDDDLNKGLAILEDAIRKIDKETRSRFKATFETVNHDLGLLFPKVFGGGKAYLALTGDDLLETGVTIMAQPPGKKNSTIHLLSGGEKALTALSLVFAIFRLNPAPFCMLDEVDAPLDDANVERFCRLLKEMSQSVQFIYISHNKITMEMADQLIGVTMHEPGVSRIVAVDIEAAVAMADAV from the coding sequence ATGAAATTAAAACACATAAAACTTGCTGGATTTAAGTCGTTTATAGACCCAACTAAAATCCCATTTGATAATGCCTTGTCGGCAATTATCGGCCCTAATGGCTGCGGAAAATCCAATGTGATTGATGCCGTGCGCTGGGTGCTGGGTGAAAGTTCGGCAAAGCAACTACGTGGCGATTCTATGACCGATGTGATTTTTAACGGCTCATCGGCACGTAAGCCTATTTCTGTTGCGGGTGTCGAACTGGTGTTCGAGAACATTCAGGGAAGGCTCACTGGCCAGTACGCCAGTTATCAAGAAATTTCGGTTAAACGACAAGTTAATCGTGATAGTGAATCAAATTATTTTTTAAATGGCCAAAAATGTCGTCGAAAAGACATTACCGACTTATTTATGGGCACTGGCCTTGGGCCGCGTAGCTATGCCATTATCGAGCAAGGTACCATTTCACGCTTAATCGAATCTAAACCTCAAGAGTTAAGAGTGTTTATTGAAGAGGCTGCGGGCATTTCTCGTTATAAAGAGCGCCGTCGTGAAACCGAAAACCGTATTCGTCATACCCGTGAAAACCTCGAACGTTTAAATGATATCCGGGTTGAGCTCGGTACCCAGTTAGACAAATTATCGCAACAAGCAACAGCGGCTCTGCAGTATCGAGAATTAAAAAATAGTGAACGCCAGTTACATAGCCAACTATTGGTTATGCGATACCAACAACTGTCGCTGCAAACCGACAGACTCGATGCCGAAACCGCTGAACGTGAGCTCAAGGCTGAAGCGTTAGCAAAGACCGCGCAGCAAGCAGATACCAGTGTTATCGAGCTGAAACAGCAATTGGCAGAACTCAGTGACGGCGAACATAAACTGGTGGAACAGTATTACCAAACCGGTAATACCATGAGCAAACTTGAGCAACAGCTTGCACATCAGCAGCAACAAGACACCCAGTTGCAGCAACAAATTCAACTATTACAGCAGCAGATCCAACAAGCTGACGATAAGATTGTCGATATGAACCATGTTCATCAGCGATTGGTTGAGCAAGTTAATACTCATCAACCCGCTTATGAACAGGCGAGTCAGGCGCTTGAGCAGATCGATGAGCAAGTCTTTGCTATTGAAGAGACGTTTGATGCTCAGCAACGTCAGTTAACCCAGTATGCCGAAACCTTAGCCGCCAATAAAATGCAGTTAGCCCTGAGCCAATCAACCCTCAGTCACCAGCAGCAAAGTTTACTTCAAGACCAGCAGCATTTATCACAATCACAGCTTGAACTGGCGGCGTTAACCCAACAAGATGGGCAACAACAGTTGCAAAGCAGTGCCACAGAATTAGCCAGTATTGAACAACAACTCAATGATAAACAGCTGCAACACAGTCAGCTTGAACTCTCATTAATCGAGCAGCAGCAGGGCGTGACTCAAGCTAGCGATACTTATCAAACACTAAAGCAATCGGTGACTCATCATCATTCACGATTGCAATTTATTGATGAGCTGCTTGCGGATCATACCCAAGATGATGGCCAACAATTATGGCAAGTGATTGAGGTGGTGCCAGGTTGGGAAAAAGCCGTCGACAACGTCTTACAAGGATTAAGTCAATTACCTGTTTTAGCGCTGGACCAAACATCCTTGTTAAGTGTTACAGAACCATTAGTAGGTTTTGAACAGCAACATCAAGTGGTTTATCCCGCATTAACGACCCCGGTAAATTTAGCGCCGTGGTTACAAAAAGTGGTGTGGGCGTCGAGTGTCCGTGAAGCAAAAACGATATTGCCGACATTGCAACCTGATCAATATATTGCCACCCAAGAAGGCTTGTTGATTGGCCATGGTTTTGTACTTAACCCTACTCAGTCTGGGCAATCGGCGATTGTCCTAAGCCAAGAACGATTAAGCTTAAGCCAGCAATCAGCCGTGCTTGAACAGCAGCTGTCATCGTCTCAACAAGCGTTAACATCGTTAACCCATATCGCCACGTCAACTCAGGTGGCACTGAGTCAATGCCAACAAAGCTGTCATCAGTTACAGATCCAACAAACAAAACTGCACTCGTTAGTGACCAGTTTAACTCAGCAAATGGTTGAAAAACGCGATAAACAACAACAATGCAGTCAATCAATCGCCAAGCTCGAACAGCAAATATGCGATAAAAAAATGCAAGTAGAGGTCTTTGAAGAACACGTCTCGACCCAAGAAGATGCATTGTTACTGGCGATGAATCAACACGACGTTGCCCAGCAAGCTTGGCAAACGAGTCAAGCTCAGTTACGTGAAACCAAAGCCATTCGCGGTGATGCTGCTAATCGTGTTAAGCAGCAGCAAACACAAGTGCAACAACATGCCACCCAACATGCATTAAGCGAGCAGAAATTAAAGCAACAACATGAAAAACAGACAGAATTAGCAAGCCAATTATCTCAGCTACAACAAATGCTGCTCGACAATCAGCAACAACGAGGTCAACATCATTTAAGCCAATTATCAACACAACTGGCACAAGCTCTTGAGCAACAGCAAGCCCTGCAGCGACAATTACAACAAAATCGTTCCCAACAAGCAGAGCTTCAAACTAGCTTAGACAGTTTAGTATTGATGCAAAAACAACAGCTTGTAGTGTTACAAGACTTGACTCAAGCGATAAGCACGTTAAAGTTACGTCGTGAGGGCTTAAAAGGGCAGGCGAATGCGCAGCTGCAATTGCTGCAAGAACAGCAAATTCAGCTACAACAAGTCATTGTCGAAATCCCTGAACATGCATCTGTTGATGTTTGGGCGCAACAGCTTGAAAAAGTAAAACAAAACATTTTACGTTTAGGTGCCATCAACCTTGCCGCCATTGAAGAATTTGAATCGCAACGAGAACGAAAAGCCTATTTAGACAGTCAAGACGACGACTTAAATAAAGGGTTAGCGATCTTAGAAGACGCTATCCGTAAGATAGACAAAGAAACCCGAAGCCGTTTTAAGGCCACATTCGAAACGGTAAACCATGACTTAGGGCTACTATTTCCAAAGGTATTTGGCGGGGGAAAGGCTTATTTGGCATTAACCGGTGATGACCTGCTCGAAACGGGTGTTACTATCATGGCACAGCCGCCAGGTAAGAAGAATAGCACCATACATTTACTAAGTGGTGGAGAAAAAGCGTTAACCGCATTATCATTAGTCTTTGCTATTTTTAGACTGAATCCAGCACCTTTTTGTATGCTCGATGAAGTCGATGCACCTTTGGATGACGCCAACGTCGAACGTTTTTGTCGCTTACTGAAAGAAATGTCACAAAGTGTGCAATTTATTTATATCAGTCATAATAAAATAACAATGGAAATGGCTGATCAACTTATTGGCGTTACTATGCATGAACCTGGCGTTTCAAGGATAGTCGCAGTGGACATTGAAGCCGCCGTCGCCATGGCTGACGCGGTATAA
- the cysZ gene encoding sulfate transporter CysZ, with the protein MVSNSKIGNKSGVNYFIQGFQLIKQPGLRSFVFIPLMINLVLFASAMYFALGQLTELFTWMDNQLPEYLSWLNFLLWPLAVLTMLVVMSFLFSSVMNWIAAPFNGLLAEKVEQHLTGKSLNTGNSVDMIKDLPRIFGREWIKLKYYLPRALLFLVLFWLPIVGQTAAPILWFIFTAWMMAIQYCDFPFDNHKVSFDDMKFALRNTKGSSFSFGATVTLFSMIPIVNFVVMPVAICGATAMWVDKYREAYKNNAIAPD; encoded by the coding sequence ATGGTCAGCAATTCGAAAATCGGTAACAAGAGTGGTGTAAATTATTTTATCCAAGGGTTTCAACTAATTAAACAACCGGGATTACGCTCATTTGTTTTTATTCCACTGATGATCAATTTAGTCTTATTTGCCTCCGCGATGTATTTTGCGCTAGGACAATTAACAGAGCTATTTACATGGATGGATAATCAACTTCCAGAATATCTAAGCTGGTTGAATTTTCTGTTGTGGCCATTAGCGGTATTAACGATGTTAGTGGTGATGTCATTTCTATTTAGCTCAGTGATGAACTGGATTGCGGCACCTTTTAATGGCTTATTGGCCGAAAAGGTAGAACAACATCTCACAGGAAAAAGCTTAAATACCGGTAACTCCGTCGATATGATTAAAGATTTACCGCGTATTTTTGGCCGAGAATGGATAAAACTTAAATACTACTTGCCACGAGCATTATTGTTTTTAGTCTTATTTTGGTTACCTATTGTCGGTCAAACCGCAGCACCCATATTATGGTTTATATTTACAGCATGGATGATGGCGATTCAATATTGCGACTTTCCATTTGATAATCATAAAGTCAGTTTTGATGACATGAAATTTGCTCTGAGAAATACCAAGGGGTCTAGTTTTAGCTTCGGTGCTACTGTGACACTGTTTTCAATGATCCCCATTGTTAACTTTGTCGTCATGCCCGTCGCCATTTGTGGTGCAACCGCAATGTGGGTCGATAAATATCGAGAGGCTTATAAAAATAACGCTATCGCCCCAGACTAA
- the cysK gene encoding cysteine synthase A — protein MSKIFEDNSYTVGNTPLVRLNRVSNGRVLAKVEARNPSFSVKCRIGANMIWDAEKKGLLTKDIELVEPTSGNTGIALAYVAAARGYKLTLTMPNTMSLERRKLLKALGANLILTDGAKGMKGAINKAEEIRQSAPEKYLVLGQFDNPANPEIHEKTTGPEIWNDTDGEVDVFVAGVGTGGTLTGVSRYLKAQGKTITSVAVEPVDSPVIAQALAGQPIQPGPHKIQGIGAGFIPGNLDLSIIDRVEAVTNDESIEMARRLMKEEGILVGISSGAAVVAANRIAALPEFADKTIVVILPSAAERYLSTVLFAGEFNDSENVQ, from the coding sequence ATGAGCAAAATTTTCGAAGATAATTCATATACTGTGGGCAACACACCGCTGGTTCGTTTAAATCGCGTCAGCAATGGCAGGGTGTTAGCCAAAGTAGAAGCTCGTAATCCAAGCTTCAGCGTTAAATGCCGTATTGGCGCTAACATGATTTGGGATGCAGAAAAAAAAGGTCTATTAACCAAAGATATTGAGTTAGTTGAACCTACATCGGGTAACACAGGTATTGCACTTGCTTATGTTGCTGCTGCACGTGGTTACAAATTAACCTTAACCATGCCAAATACCATGAGCTTAGAACGTCGTAAACTGCTTAAAGCTTTAGGTGCAAACTTAATCTTGACTGATGGCGCCAAAGGTATGAAAGGTGCCATTAATAAGGCTGAAGAAATTCGCCAATCGGCACCTGAAAAATACTTGGTTCTTGGTCAATTTGATAATCCTGCTAACCCTGAAATCCACGAAAAAACCACAGGTCCAGAAATCTGGAATGATACCGATGGTGAAGTGGATGTATTTGTCGCCGGTGTCGGTACTGGTGGAACATTAACCGGTGTAAGCCGTTATTTAAAAGCACAAGGCAAGACTATTACGTCTGTGGCGGTTGAACCGGTTGACTCACCTGTAATTGCTCAAGCATTAGCTGGACAACCTATCCAACCTGGTCCTCATAAAATCCAAGGTATTGGTGCAGGCTTTATTCCAGGCAACTTAGACCTATCCATTATTGACCGCGTTGAAGCCGTCACTAATGATGAGTCAATTGAGATGGCTCGTCGGTTAATGAAAGAAGAAGGCATCTTAGTCGGTATCTCTTCTGGTGCCGCTGTTGTTGCCGCGAACCGTATCGCTGCATTACCCGAGTTTGCAGACAAAACTATTGTGGTTATATTGCCTTCTGCTGCAGAACGTTATTTATCGACTGTATTATTTGCTGGTGAATTTAACGACAGTGAAAACGTGCAGTAA